A window from Neodiprion fabricii isolate iyNeoFabr1 chromosome 2, iyNeoFabr1.1, whole genome shotgun sequence encodes these proteins:
- the LOC124175212 gene encoding zinc finger and BTB domain-containing protein 49-like isoform X2 translates to MVANVQKQLTAPALEIDFAEDMLCHLKENDVLSKATVPYREKRKSICDICSKSFRCQAHLNRHKRIHTGARPFICNICNMSFNQQEILTKHRETHDNKKQFQCANCHQSFRYKVSLQSHLVTFHTDTDSSSSSMLCNRGFSVVNTSSTCLECGKIFATKYKLQRHCRSHSGDRPYTCSYCNRTFSQTGNLKQHQVKCHNSNCIVSETSNSHQHLSSEGNCEISNVPLNNFQSIYITESEIQKTINETINSTDQGSSYLSKSFASPIYIDEEIETMLDQDLEQLDSSKYRSSEQEKVSLCLKQPETPELLHSLLYDE, encoded by the exons ATGGTAGCAAACGTTCAAAAACAGCTGACAGCACCTGCTTTAGAAATTGATTTTGCAGAG GACATGCTGTGCcacttgaaagaaaatgatgtTTTATCTAAAGCAACCGTACCGTATAGAGAAAAGCGTAAATCTATTTGTGATATTTGCTCAAAGAGTTTCAGGTGTCAGGCACACCTTAATAGGCATAAACGTATTCACACGGGAGCTCGACCCTTCATTTGTAAT ATTTGCAACATGTCTTTTAATCAGCAAGAAATTTTAACAAAGCACAGAGAAACTCATGATAACAAGAAGCAGTTTCAATGTGCAAATTGTCATCAGTCCTTTCGGTACAAAGTATCGCTCCAGTCTCATCTAGTTACATTTCATACCGATACAGACTCCTCGTCATCTTCCATGTTGTGCAATAGAGGTTTCTCTGTTGTTAATACATCTTCGACATGCCTCGaatgtggaaaaatatttgcaacaaAGTATAAGCTTCAACGTCACTGTAGATCTCACTCGGGAGATAGACCTTATACATGTTCATATTGCAATCGGACATTTTCACAGACTGGTAATCTTAAGCAGCATCAAGTTAAGTGCCATAACAGTAATTGCATTGTATCGGAAACTTCAAATTCTCATCAGCACTTGAGCAGTGAGGGAAATTGCGAAATTTCTAATGTCCCCTTAAATAACTTTCAATCTATTTACATCACAGAGAGTGAGATCCAAAAAACCATCAATGAGACAATTAATTCTACTGATCAAGGTAGTTCATATCTCAGCAAATCCTTTGCAAGTCCCATATACATAGATGAGGAAATTGAAACGATGCTAGATCAAGATTTAGAACAGTTGGACAGTTCAAAGTATCGGTCCTCAGAACAAGAGAAAGTTTCTCTCTGTTTAAAACAGCCTGAAACTCCTGAGTTGTTGCACAGCTTGTTGTATGATGAATAG
- the LOC124175212 gene encoding zinc finger and SCAN domain-containing protein 10-like isoform X1 produces the protein MMFHKVPLKLCRLCGKETRQGTDVFKDKVKGAVLISIINKYLSKEVINILVSDAFSKFVCVECEQKIYVFDEFCLMVANVQKQLTAPALEIDFAEDMLCHLKENDVLSKATVPYREKRKSICDICSKSFRCQAHLNRHKRIHTGARPFICNICNMSFNQQEILTKHRETHDNKKQFQCANCHQSFRYKVSLQSHLVTFHTDTDSSSSSMLCNRGFSVVNTSSTCLECGKIFATKYKLQRHCRSHSGDRPYTCSYCNRTFSQTGNLKQHQVKCHNSNCIVSETSNSHQHLSSEGNCEISNVPLNNFQSIYITESEIQKTINETINSTDQGSSYLSKSFASPIYIDEEIETMLDQDLEQLDSSKYRSSEQEKVSLCLKQPETPELLHSLLYDE, from the exons ATGATGTTTCATAAGGTTCCTCTAAAATTGTGTCGGTTATGTGGGAAGGAAACGCGTCAAGGTACAGATGTATTCAAAGATAAGGTTAAGGGTGCCGTCTTGATATCAATAATCAACAAGTACTTGTCGAAAGAG GTGATAAATATTTTGGTGTCGGATgcattttcgaaatttgtctGCGTTGAATGTGAACAGAAGATATACGTGTTTGACGAATTCTGTTTGATGGTAGCAAACGTTCAAAAACAGCTGACAGCACCTGCTTTAGAAATTGATTTTGCAGAG GACATGCTGTGCcacttgaaagaaaatgatgtTTTATCTAAAGCAACCGTACCGTATAGAGAAAAGCGTAAATCTATTTGTGATATTTGCTCAAAGAGTTTCAGGTGTCAGGCACACCTTAATAGGCATAAACGTATTCACACGGGAGCTCGACCCTTCATTTGTAAT ATTTGCAACATGTCTTTTAATCAGCAAGAAATTTTAACAAAGCACAGAGAAACTCATGATAACAAGAAGCAGTTTCAATGTGCAAATTGTCATCAGTCCTTTCGGTACAAAGTATCGCTCCAGTCTCATCTAGTTACATTTCATACCGATACAGACTCCTCGTCATCTTCCATGTTGTGCAATAGAGGTTTCTCTGTTGTTAATACATCTTCGACATGCCTCGaatgtggaaaaatatttgcaacaaAGTATAAGCTTCAACGTCACTGTAGATCTCACTCGGGAGATAGACCTTATACATGTTCATATTGCAATCGGACATTTTCACAGACTGGTAATCTTAAGCAGCATCAAGTTAAGTGCCATAACAGTAATTGCATTGTATCGGAAACTTCAAATTCTCATCAGCACTTGAGCAGTGAGGGAAATTGCGAAATTTCTAATGTCCCCTTAAATAACTTTCAATCTATTTACATCACAGAGAGTGAGATCCAAAAAACCATCAATGAGACAATTAATTCTACTGATCAAGGTAGTTCATATCTCAGCAAATCCTTTGCAAGTCCCATATACATAGATGAGGAAATTGAAACGATGCTAGATCAAGATTTAGAACAGTTGGACAGTTCAAAGTATCGGTCCTCAGAACAAGAGAAAGTTTCTCTCTGTTTAAAACAGCCTGAAACTCCTGAGTTGTTGCACAGCTTGTTGTATGATGAATAG